In Selenomonas dianae, a genomic segment contains:
- a CDS encoding ZIP family metal transporter, which yields MSDIFQGLMIPFIGTTLGAGCVFFLKGALNRNVQRSLTGFAAGVMVAASIWSLLIPAMEGAADMGQYAFVPAVVGFWAGTLFLLLLDHIIPHLHMNAQKAEGPHSRLSRTTMLVLAVTLHNIPEGMAVGAIYAGWLSGSESITLGAALALSLGIAIQNFPEGAIISMPLRAAGMGKWRAFGGGVLSGAVEPIGGALTIAATAFIVPMLPYALAFAAGAMLYVVVEELIPEMSEGEHSDVGVVSFGAGFTLMMMLDVALG from the coding sequence ATGTCGGATATATTTCAAGGGCTGATGATACCGTTCATCGGCACAACACTCGGTGCGGGTTGCGTATTCTTTCTCAAAGGTGCGCTGAATCGCAACGTACAGCGCAGTCTGACGGGCTTCGCCGCCGGTGTGATGGTGGCGGCATCCATTTGGAGTCTTTTGATCCCTGCGATGGAGGGCGCGGCTGACATGGGGCAGTACGCCTTTGTCCCTGCGGTCGTCGGCTTTTGGGCGGGGACGCTCTTTCTGCTGCTGTTGGATCACATCATCCCGCATCTGCATATGAATGCACAAAAGGCGGAAGGACCGCACAGCCGCCTCTCACGGACGACGATGCTCGTGCTTGCTGTGACGCTGCACAACATCCCCGAGGGAATGGCGGTCGGCGCGATCTATGCGGGCTGGCTGAGTGGCAGCGAGAGCATTACCCTGGGCGCGGCACTCGCACTCTCGCTCGGCATTGCGATTCAGAACTTCCCCGAGGGCGCGATCATCTCCATGCCGCTGCGTGCGGCGGGGATGGGGAAGTGGCGTGCGTTTGGCGGCGGGGTGCTCTCGGGCGCAGTTGAGCCGATCGGCGGCGCACTCACGATTGCTGCGACGGCATTTATTGTGCCGATGCTGCCGTATGCGCTTGCGTTTGCAGCGGGTGCAATGCTCTACGTCGTGGTGGAGGAACTGATTCCGGAGATGAGTGAGGGCGAACATTCGGATGTAGGGGTTGTTT